The sequence below is a genomic window from Thermoflavifilum sp..
TGCAAAATAGTAAAATCTTTTCAGCAGATAGTCATATTTTCTTTACTGGATAAGCATTTCAGCTTCATTCATTATATTTGCCAGGTTCATGCTGAAATTATGGGAGAACAAATAACATCCATCGAGCGGAACCCCCAAGCAGTTGATGCACTTACTGCATGGTATGAACTGATTGTCTGGAATGATGATGTAAATACATTCGACTGGGTGATAGAATCGTTGATTGAGATTTGCCATCACACCCTTGAACAGGCTACGCAGTGCGCTTATATCATCCATTTCAAAGGAAAATATGCCGTTAAAAAAGGATCTTATGAGTTGCTGCATCCTATGAAAGATGCACTCATCGATCGAGGCATCCAGGCCACAATTTCAACATGCGGAGATGAAATTTAACCTATAAAAATCAGTTGGGCTATGGAATACCGTACTTTAGGAAAAACCAACATGCAACTATCTGTGGTTACTTTCGGTGCCTGGGCTATCGGTGGATGGATGTGGGGTGGAACGAATATCAAAGAGGCTGAAGAAGCTATCCACGCTGCTTATCATGAAGGCATCACTTCATTCGACACAGCTCCGGTATATGGACAGGGATTGAGTGAAGAAATCCTGGGTAGAGCCCTGAAAGCTTATCCGCGCGACCGGGTGCAGATCCTCACCAAATACGGTATGCGCTGGGATCTGGAAAAAGGTGAATTCGCTTTTCTCAGTAAAAACAACGAAGGCAAGGATATTAAAATCTATAAATATGCAGGCAAAGAAAGCGTAATCAAAGAATGTGAAGACAGTCTGCGCCGCCTGCAAACGGATTACATCGACCTGTACCAGATTCACTGGCCCGATAGTACCACACCGGTGGAAGAAACCATGGAAGCCGTGCAACGCCTCATCGAACAGGGAAAAGTAAGAGCCGCCGGTGTTTGTAATTATTCTGTGGAGCTCATGGAACGGGCCCGTACGGTCATTGAATTAGCATCCAACCAGGTGCCCTACAGCATGGTGCGCCGCGATATTGAAAAAGATGTGGTACCTTATTGCCAGAAACACCAGCTGGGTATCCTTGCCTATAGCCCATTGCAACGAGGATTACTCACGGGCAAATATCAACCCGATCATGTGTTCCGTGAAGGAGATACGCGCCCCGACACGCCCTTTTTCAAACCGGAAAACATTCGCCGGGTGAATGCTTTCTTAGAAAAAATCAAACCTATAGCTCAGGATAGGGGCGTAACCCTTTCCCAGCTGGTGGTGAGGTGGACCGTTCAACAACCTGGCATTACCGTGGCGCTGGTGGGTGCACGAAACGCCCAGCAGGCCAGGGAAAACGCACGGGCGGGTACGTTTACGCTTACGGCCGAAGAATTACAAAAAATTGAACAGGAATATCAACAACTTAGTTTAGTTTAGTAGCGCAAATCATTCATACGGATTTTCGTAAACGAATAAATGGTGGGGTTAAGCATGAAAAAGTTCTGGAAAGGCGTGGGGCTTTTGCCGGGTTTGATATTTACCCTCTCAGCCTGGGCTCAACATGGATTTTTACAACAGCAGCTCCGTTATCCCATGGTGCAAATGGCCTATCACAATAAAGATTCCCTGTTGAAGGCCGAATTTGCCGCAAAAGGGCTGAAGTGGCCACCACGTTACCTCTACATCCGTTCATTTAAATATGATAGCCAGCTGGAAGTGTGGGTGAAAGCTAATCCCGAAGATAGTTTCCGATTATTTAAAATCTATCGGATCTGTGCGCTTTCCGGTACCATGGGCCCCAAACGGATGCAGGGCGACTATCAGGTGCCTGAAGGTTTTTATTATATCAACCATTTTAATCCCCGCAGCAGTTATCATCTTTCACTGGGATTGAATTACCCCAATACATCGGATCTGCTCTCCATCCAGCACGACAGTGATCCGGGTGGGGATATTTATATCCATGGCAGCTGTGTATCGCGGGGATGCATACCCCTGACCGACAGCCAGATTGAAGAACTGTACCTGCTTGCCGTATATGCCCATGATGCCGGACAGGATTTTATTCCCGTGCATATCTTCCCGATTCGTTTCGGCAACCCCCAGTCGGAAAATTATCTCTCCAGCCTGAACGATGTGAATCCTGCCGCCCGACAGCTCTGGCAGACCCTGCGTGAGGCCTACACCTATTTTAATAAAGCCCATCAGCTGCCCGTGATCATGACCGACACAAAAGGCCAATATGTGATGGCTGTTCCACAACCCAAAGAAATCGATATAAGCCAGGCAACTGGGGGGAGAGGCTGATGAAGCGCAAACGCAGTTTTTCCCATTTGCAACCACAAATGAGCAGCGAATAGTTAGGATACAACTCTGTGCAAAAATTATCTATTTAACATAATATAAATTATAGGACAAATTAAAGTAGCGCTTTTTTAACTTTTTTGCCTCCAATTCAAAAGCTACACTTAAATGGCTTTCCCTATCTTTGGCAGATATTTCCACGTCAAACCAATCATCTTATGCATTTGAAAAAAGCGCGCCTGTTTGCATTGCTTGGAATCATCCTGCTCAATCTCAACCATCTGCATGCTGATGCTCAGTCGTACACCACACATCCACCACATGGCTGGCAACTGATGGACTTCGCTACAGATAGTGTGTATGGCGCCGAAGTTAATAAAGCATACCAGGAATTATTAAAAGGCAAAAAAAGTCATCCCGTCATCGTCGCGGTGATCGACGGTGGACTGGATACGGCCCAGGAAGACCTGCGCGGCCATATCTGGATCAATCCGGGTGAAATCCCCAACAACGGTATCGATGATGATCATAATGGTTATGTGGACGATGTGCATGGCTGGAACTTTATCGGCGGTAAAAACGGAAAAAACATTATCGACGAAAGCAGCGAGGCCGATCGGGAATATGCCCGACTCGAACCCATTTTTGGTTCCATAACCGATAGCAATCAAATAAAAAGAAAACTCCGCCCGGAATATCGTTACTGGTTAAAACTAAAAGCCAAACGCGAAGCCGATTCAGCTGATAATGCAGAAACCTATGCGAATCTGTCACGCGTGTTAACCGTGTTTCATCAGGTAGATAGCATCCTGCAACATGCCCTTCATCGCGACACCATTACCGAGCAAAGCCTAACCAGCTTTGAGCCCGAAGATTCGGCATCGGCATGGGCGTTGAATATTGCGTATCGGATTTTCGATCGTATTGGTAATGATGCATCACTCGAATCTTATATCGCCGAAGGGGATGATTATTTGCGCCAGACCGAACAAAAGTTAAAAGCTTTACACGAAGATCCCAATGCGCGTCGCCGCGAAATCGTTGGTGATAATCCTTTTGATATCCACGACAGGGATTATGGGAATAACAATGTAGCTGCAGGTAATCCCATGCATGGTACGCATGTCGCCGGTATCATCGCAGCTACACGAGGTAATG
It includes:
- a CDS encoding ATP-dependent Clp protease adaptor ClpS, producing the protein MGEQITSIERNPQAVDALTAWYELIVWNDDVNTFDWVIESLIEICHHTLEQATQCAYIIHFKGKYAVKKGSYELLHPMKDALIDRGIQATISTCGDEI
- a CDS encoding aldo/keto reductase gives rise to the protein MEYRTLGKTNMQLSVVTFGAWAIGGWMWGGTNIKEAEEAIHAAYHEGITSFDTAPVYGQGLSEEILGRALKAYPRDRVQILTKYGMRWDLEKGEFAFLSKNNEGKDIKIYKYAGKESVIKECEDSLRRLQTDYIDLYQIHWPDSTTPVEETMEAVQRLIEQGKVRAAGVCNYSVELMERARTVIELASNQVPYSMVRRDIEKDVVPYCQKHQLGILAYSPLQRGLLTGKYQPDHVFREGDTRPDTPFFKPENIRRVNAFLEKIKPIAQDRGVTLSQLVVRWTVQQPGITVALVGARNAQQARENARAGTFTLTAEELQKIEQEYQQLSLV
- a CDS encoding L,D-transpeptidase family protein yields the protein MKKFWKGVGLLPGLIFTLSAWAQHGFLQQQLRYPMVQMAYHNKDSLLKAEFAAKGLKWPPRYLYIRSFKYDSQLEVWVKANPEDSFRLFKIYRICALSGTMGPKRMQGDYQVPEGFYYINHFNPRSSYHLSLGLNYPNTSDLLSIQHDSDPGGDIYIHGSCVSRGCIPLTDSQIEELYLLAVYAHDAGQDFIPVHIFPIRFGNPQSENYLSSLNDVNPAARQLWQTLREAYTYFNKAHQLPVIMTDTKGQYVMAVPQPKEIDISQATGGRG
- a CDS encoding S8 family peptidase; amino-acid sequence: MHLKKARLFALLGIILLNLNHLHADAQSYTTHPPHGWQLMDFATDSVYGAEVNKAYQELLKGKKSHPVIVAVIDGGLDTAQEDLRGHIWINPGEIPNNGIDDDHNGYVDDVHGWNFIGGKNGKNIIDESSEADREYARLEPIFGSITDSNQIKRKLRPEYRYWLKLKAKREADSADNAETYANLSRVLTVFHQVDSILQHALHRDTITEQSLTSFEPEDSASAWALNIAYRIFDRIGNDASLESYIAEGDDYLRQTEQKLKALHEDPNARRREIVGDNPFDIHDRDYGNNNVAAGNPMHGTHVAGIIAATRGNGIGMDGIADNVIIMPVRVVPDGDERDKDVALGIRYAVDNGAQIINMSFGKPYSPQKKWVDKAVKYAERKGVLLVHAAGNESSDDDTVPNYPNADFLNSHKRAWNFINVGASTAGPDSLIVASFSNYGKKEVDLFAPGEDIYSTVTHNQYASYSGTSMASPMVTGVAALILEYYPHLTARQLKYVIEHSVTTLPGDSVYIPGTDQKTLFANLSRTGGLLNAYQALKLASTLHGKRKITKREEDRLQRIVAMIKGQQGRSPDDAAPSGE